In Candidatus Kerfeldbacteria bacterium, a single genomic region encodes these proteins:
- the eno gene encoding phosphopyruvate hydratase, with amino-acid sequence MSTKIKKIIAREVLASGGVPSLEAIVELEGGITGSASVPFGASAGIHEAYVMLDGDPKRYNGNGMLKACENVNGPIAKKLKGMSATSQEKIDEAMIKLDGTANKKKLGGNAILAVSMAVARAAAASKKQPLYQYIRSTYKLPYKKWTLPKPMMVVIEGGVHADNSTDFQEYLLSVNGAPSVREAVRWGEEAYIQVKKILKARGFNTNVGNEGAFAPAGIETNEAPLEVLVEAIKKAGYRPGKDISVSLDPAVSELYDEKQKKYILKRENAGLLSSQMVGLFKGWVDKYPILSIEDPLAEDDWEGWQAFYQEMHDRIRIVGDDLTVTNIERVRKAIKLKTINAVLIKLNQIGSLTETIRTIRLGQSQGFWQVVSHRGGGETEDTGMIDVAVAVNAEYVKVGPARGERTAKYNRLMAIEDELKRT; translated from the coding sequence ATGTCGACAAAAATCAAAAAGATCATAGCGCGTGAAGTGCTTGCCTCAGGCGGAGTGCCGAGCCTGGAGGCGATTGTTGAACTTGAGGGAGGGATTACCGGAAGCGCTTCAGTGCCATTTGGCGCGTCGGCTGGTATTCATGAAGCGTATGTCATGCTTGATGGCGACCCGAAACGGTATAACGGCAACGGCATGCTGAAAGCTTGTGAAAACGTTAATGGTCCGATTGCCAAAAAATTAAAAGGTATGTCAGCTACCAGCCAAGAAAAAATTGACGAGGCAATGATTAAGCTTGATGGCACAGCCAATAAGAAGAAACTGGGGGGCAACGCGATTTTAGCAGTATCCATGGCAGTCGCGCGTGCAGCCGCCGCATCGAAGAAACAGCCGTTGTATCAATACATTCGTTCAACCTACAAATTGCCGTATAAAAAATGGACATTACCCAAACCGATGATGGTGGTGATCGAGGGCGGTGTTCACGCGGATAACTCCACTGATTTTCAGGAGTATCTGCTGAGCGTCAATGGCGCACCGAGCGTTCGTGAGGCAGTCCGCTGGGGAGAAGAGGCGTATATTCAGGTCAAGAAAATTTTGAAAGCGCGCGGCTTCAATACGAATGTGGGCAATGAAGGTGCATTTGCACCGGCGGGCATCGAGACGAATGAAGCACCGCTCGAGGTACTGGTCGAAGCGATCAAAAAGGCTGGATATCGTCCGGGCAAGGATATATCCGTGTCGCTGGATCCGGCGGTGTCAGAATTGTATGATGAGAAGCAAAAAAAATATATTTTGAAGCGCGAGAACGCGGGTTTGTTATCGAGTCAGATGGTGGGCCTTTTCAAGGGCTGGGTGGATAAGTACCCAATTCTCTCCATCGAAGATCCGCTGGCTGAAGATGATTGGGAGGGGTGGCAGGCTTTTTATCAGGAGATGCACGATCGGATTCGGATCGTGGGTGATGATTTGACGGTGACGAATATCGAACGAGTGCGGAAAGCAATTAAGCTGAAAACGATTAACGCCGTACTGATTAAGCTCAATCAGATTGGGAGCCTCACGGAAACAATCCGCACCATTCGTTTGGGTCAGTCGCAGGGTTTCTGGCAAGTCGTATCGCATCGTGGCGGTGGAGAGACCGAGGATACCGGCATGATTGATGTGGCGGTAGCGGTGAATGCCGAGTATGTCAAAGTTGGTCCAGCTCGCGGCGAACGTACTGCAAAATATAATCGTTTAATGGCAATCGAGGACGAGTTGAAGCGCACATGA
- a CDS encoding phosphoglycerate kinase — MQLRTLNDVDVNNKVVILRVALDVHFHNENGKKVIEDDTRVRAIVPSVQLLAGRGAKVLLMSWLQRPEGKPNPEMSLAPVAARLTELLGKPVAFVPDCIGEPVKQAVANMQPGAVALLENVRFHPGEAGEKVYDEAYAKQLAEYADMFVNDAFGQSHRKVASIIGIPKFIPSYAGPELEKEVTELSNLLENPTRPFVAIIGGAKISTKMGVIKSLLGKVDNILLGGALANTILRAQGLQVGTSLIEEEMIAEAKSMNLTDTRLHIPVDVITATDITEGLPTHIRAVGNLKKDEKILDIGPDTVKLFQKVISQAKTIVWNGPMGWFELPAFATGTNDIAQALAKSSARTVVGGGETIASIQQQGLGERMTFMSMGGGAMLKFLEKGTLPGIESLIIS, encoded by the coding sequence ATGCAGCTTCGTACACTCAACGACGTCGATGTTAATAATAAAGTGGTCATCCTGCGCGTGGCGCTGGATGTTCATTTTCATAATGAAAACGGCAAAAAAGTGATCGAAGATGATACTCGGGTCCGCGCTATTGTGCCATCGGTACAGTTATTGGCCGGTCGGGGAGCAAAAGTGCTGCTCATGTCATGGCTGCAGCGGCCAGAAGGAAAACCAAATCCGGAGATGAGCCTGGCGCCGGTGGCTGCTCGACTAACTGAGTTATTGGGCAAACCAGTGGCTTTTGTGCCAGACTGTATCGGTGAACCGGTGAAGCAAGCCGTTGCCAACATGCAGCCCGGCGCCGTCGCGCTACTGGAAAATGTCCGATTCCATCCTGGAGAAGCGGGGGAGAAAGTTTATGACGAAGCGTATGCCAAGCAACTGGCAGAGTACGCGGATATGTTTGTCAATGACGCCTTTGGCCAGAGTCATCGGAAAGTCGCTTCAATTATTGGAATCCCGAAATTTATACCGAGCTATGCTGGACCAGAACTAGAAAAGGAAGTGACTGAACTATCCAATCTTTTAGAAAACCCTACTCGTCCGTTTGTGGCAATTATTGGAGGCGCAAAGATTTCTACAAAAATGGGCGTGATCAAATCGCTTTTGGGCAAAGTAGATAATATTCTGCTGGGAGGAGCGTTGGCCAACACCATCCTTCGTGCTCAAGGCTTGCAAGTCGGTACCTCGTTAATCGAAGAAGAGATGATTGCAGAAGCGAAATCAATGAATTTAACTGATACACGTTTGCACATCCCGGTTGATGTGATTACCGCGACTGATATTACCGAAGGATTGCCCACGCATATTCGAGCTGTCGGGAATTTGAAAAAGGATGAAAAAATATTGGACATCGGCCCGGACACGGTTAAGTTATTTCAAAAAGTTATCAGCCAGGCGAAAACCATTGTCTGGAATGGGCCGATGGGGTGGTTTGAGCTGCCGGCCTTTGCCACAGGAACAAATGACATTGCTCAGGCACTCGCGAAATCATCGGCCCGCACCGTGGTGGGCGGGGGTGAGACGATCGCCTCTATCCAACAGCAGGGATTGGGTGAGCGCATGACTTTTATGTCCATGGGCGGTGGGGCGATGCTTAAATTTTTGGAAAAAGGAACTTTGCCCGGAATTGAATCATTAATTATCTCATAA
- a CDS encoding class I SAM-dependent methyltransferase family protein translates to MENKDKLVIQNYYKVDISEEYEVMTPVSKVLNFFWISFSTIIPYSISHRLLVASKKAEIIKANSTQYRALEEMYTFHQKSRNILNTRFFDYLWLNQKNPKALRNRLKLFKKLLTDAINRNGQDETRILSLGCGSARGVVETIAEIKKDKKNIHAKLIDQDLNAINYSKELAHQFKIDYLISQHNIKIEDSYSIIKSFNPNIIEMVGILDYFKDERVVRVINSLYDVLDHGSILITGNINKNIEERFISKTVKWQMIHRYPKDFYKVLCNTKFESLEIIYEPLLVHGIALLIKK, encoded by the coding sequence ATGGAAAATAAAGACAAATTAGTTATACAAAATTATTATAAAGTTGATATTAGTGAAGAGTATGAAGTAATGACGCCAGTATCAAAAGTTTTAAATTTTTTTTGGATATCATTTTCAACCATAATTCCGTATAGTATTAGTCATAGGTTATTAGTTGCGAGTAAAAAAGCTGAAATTATTAAAGCAAATTCAACTCAGTATCGTGCTTTAGAGGAAATGTATACTTTTCACCAGAAAAGTAGAAATATTCTCAATACACGATTTTTTGATTATCTATGGTTAAATCAAAAAAATCCAAAAGCGTTAAGAAATCGATTAAAACTTTTCAAAAAACTTTTAACTGATGCAATAAATCGTAATGGTCAAGATGAAACGAGAATTTTGAGCTTGGGGTGCGGCTCTGCAAGAGGTGTTGTAGAGACAATTGCTGAAATTAAAAAGGACAAAAAAAATATTCATGCCAAGCTAATTGACCAAGATTTGAATGCTATAAATTACAGTAAAGAATTGGCTCACCAGTTTAAAATTGATTATTTGATCTCGCAGCATAATATAAAAATTGAGGATTCCTACTCAATTATTAAGAGTTTTAATCCAAATATTATTGAGATGGTGGGTATATTAGATTATTTTAAGGATGAAAGAGTGGTTAGGGTGATAAATAGTTTGTACGATGTTTTAGATCATGGTTCAATTCTGATTACTGGTAATATTAATAAAAATATTGAGGAAAGATTTATTTCCAAAACAGTTAAATGGCAGATGATTCATCGTTATCCAAAGGATTTTTATAAAGTTTTGTGTAATACAAAATTTGAAAGTTTGGAAATAATTTATGAACCATTGTTAGTTCATGGGATTGCATTGTTAATAAAAAAATAA
- a CDS encoding GIY-YIG nuclease family protein: protein MPTEKQYYVYIMTNKTNSVLYIGTTRNLEGRVRQHKSKEILGFAKKYNVNKLVYYEEFFMATDAFAREKQLKNWHRDWKLNLVRAMNQHFNDLSVEWYV, encoded by the coding sequence ATGCCGACTGAAAAGCAGTATTACGTATATATTATGACAAATAAGACCAACTCAGTTTTATATATTGGAACCACAAGGAATCTGGAGGGTAGAGTAAGACAGCATAAGTCAAAGGAAATTCTAGGCTTCGCAAAGAAATATAATGTTAATAAGCTTGTATATTATGAAGAATTTTTCATGGCAACCGATGCGTTTGCACGAGAGAAACAATTGAAGAATTGGCATCGTGACTGGAAGTTAAATTTAGTACGAGCTATGAACCAACACTTTAATGATTTATCAGTAGAATGGTATGTCTGA
- a CDS encoding asparaginase → MPSKNHNICLLFCGGSSIITDDGILTVQQEGDMKKWLAAMPELGLIANIDPVFVYGGDASEIEPGLWQRLAREIYKRIDQYDGFVVTHGIDTIIYTAAMQSFMLAQLPKPIIFTGSPLAQDAESADHDLAGMMSSYKTLGVKANLINAAQVATMNIAEVAIMFGNRLIKAVETVKSDSASFNFFDASSEHGMLGKVDFGIKLFNQVRPRSRQTPRLTDAVDDQVCLFQLVPGVQASQLESLVEKKYHGIMIRSFNTNLFPQSFEKVLALAYQKGIPVVAHNPFALDLKKKKREYILVNHLTFETAFVKFMWVLGQTNDLGKIRLMMWEKY, encoded by the coding sequence ATGCCATCAAAGAATCACAATATATGCCTGCTTTTCTGCGGAGGATCGTCAATCATCACCGATGACGGTATATTGACCGTGCAGCAGGAGGGCGATATGAAGAAATGGCTGGCAGCCATGCCGGAATTAGGATTGATTGCAAATATTGATCCGGTTTTTGTGTATGGCGGCGATGCATCAGAGATTGAGCCCGGCCTGTGGCAGCGTTTGGCGCGAGAAATATATAAGCGGATTGACCAGTATGACGGATTCGTGGTGACGCATGGCATTGATACCATCATTTACACTGCTGCCATGCAATCATTCATGCTGGCTCAATTGCCGAAGCCCATCATTTTTACTGGCTCACCATTAGCGCAGGATGCGGAAAGCGCGGATCACGATTTGGCCGGCATGATGTCGAGCTACAAAACCTTAGGCGTTAAGGCAAATCTCATCAATGCTGCGCAAGTGGCTACCATGAACATTGCCGAGGTGGCGATCATGTTTGGCAACCGCCTTATCAAAGCCGTCGAGACAGTGAAGAGCGACTCGGCGTCGTTTAATTTCTTTGATGCTAGTTCAGAGCACGGCATGTTGGGTAAAGTTGATTTTGGCATTAAATTATTTAATCAGGTCCGACCGCGATCACGCCAAACACCGCGGCTGACTGATGCAGTTGATGATCAGGTCTGCCTTTTCCAACTTGTCCCCGGGGTGCAGGCAAGCCAATTGGAATCACTGGTTGAGAAAAAATATCACGGAATTATGATACGCAGTTTTAATACGAATTTGTTCCCTCAATCGTTTGAAAAGGTGCTGGCGTTGGCGTACCAGAAAGGTATCCCAGTCGTGGCGCATAATCCATTTGCCCTGGATCTGAAAAAAAAGAAGCGGGAGTATATTTTAGTCAATCATTTGACTTTTGAAACTGCGTTTGTGAAATTCATGTGGGTGCTTGGCCAGACGAATGATCTCGGCAAAATCCGCTTAATGATGTGGGAGAAATATTAA